Proteins encoded within one genomic window of Besnoitia besnoiti strain Bb-Ger1 chromosome II, whole genome shotgun sequence:
- a CDS encoding hypothetical protein (encoded by transcript BESB_037560), whose translation MEEGDSSGPPEPCPGAPSQFSGCGAASFSVVASSGDFGSRRLFEEETHAGRPWSRGEEETLFSFFELCSQLPALLLALHASEDEAVGTQAAETIGAATDAPSPGDGDACGSSSKARRPRRRLRRSSSSSLDTGSAPASSAPSPSHASAPTSSSLFLTPSRSGGGPPRSCFPASPRLSVPAAWSFSGSTLCACPASAPAPAGSLASPGLAVLFPVSTHRLPAALLQWAESAAALAWPSLDAPKLHEALLELLLEALGTAFQLYAQTHLWAFADPQALVRRAWQNRFGGDASALLAAEAPHATPSRRQSGVAVRASSSFSSSSFFASIAASPASPGASASVSSSPQPRLSSGFHLSVPRQKDAAGLSATFDGPPAGGGSRAKGRRAQLLSLSLEPEAPSPGGGESPRAERRVRKKTKKEGAPQLPGAVALVSQASLFSLLLERFASYARLLDFALELASLLCCRWSAPRSSSAPRGGPQGAASATPAPPEERALRVRGLASSQARATRDARRQRGDDEPQLDADCVELLATPGPPRRSRGTPEKCAESRAEKTPDTGLGSRDEEDEGCFDGTNATPEEEEDSEGQTRYEVYVQRIKEAACAAAEAHRPPLAAALLEGLQALYFSMFSRLRLGGMLWPPAEGDQKTPRAELHCPCPFRDAAGRGCPQTSSACSVSSARQSLDSVALASGSVAQGSPSLRCKDCASLSSEVHRFCSAFVSRQEQEALAFWGSSVTGARPRSEARASGAEIPVPFPGCATLQLLTHYDPLEGAVHFTADAQGESEDTAQAERAREESDRREVEHMVSRAVPLLFAAVTGSEASGVSSAAPYVSAGAGRCGAAGEDAAFGAARRSVSSVENAPTVGATAGSLDDLLLPLLSLTGDAIEPFRLLFPFIASLTRAPQPAAWRSAGLATVATEGPSQAGEGKDPAADGRSRESLHIRFLRALGDVRLQRLDAESEAQSPVLLMPRAAVLSGLAAARRSRECRKDEEARVAQAAMKQAEGRTPTARREEASARLGGLRASCSHAEPGEARLRGGGLQEDADGTMTCTCYGMKDEPHESEEDADWRIDGRDFDAFLEAAVDAVQVPGWKCTAVNGKRARARAERDPRKSQECACCARLLEPACGLEAAPAAGGRKKSGDLLRSPRDGRGGLRTKDQPEKRRQKPPALFCTPYEDPLYARGLPSSRASSGPASPSASLLRCPQCGSADAPQFLPPCAASSRRRSPSETISMLCLYLDVRPSLLLSTARLTLSPKSLSLPAAAAPAQRGPRRDPQSPAIAAALRCLASSPFLAHLFAFSADGPPAPPGFCDLNAAANLFFLFGQQRVWRASLAALLLRRLRNDCLGWGDGRRSAFSFEETGGGAGGRSPRRHGSEVGQPSPQPRSRESVFQPLLRVLTGHCHPFLHLCWGGPLAAASADGAPGSSGRLHPPQRARRGGRAARNSEQRDNLRDLDVCLCSIGVTLLLLLREARIRELEACVHLFPSSLPMLADLRAADLLLRCDSNVGAGPARALAGWRQQRGTETAPLAQRRAERKAASAPSLGRGARPGAVEALTEGLAEGMQAGRVDATWRGGDSEADQVLCTPLTAEAIGRAFREMMKERLLPHFFGLVYARQARQLERTRWRASLGARLSSVLGRAARVEERRKVERLFRFDLGGQEALRRGADAYLLLSLGALLAQLLLTLHFLRVPPRDARRVLLPLRRFLLTAFALDDLDSLVFALLPALRDLGLCLAGEPPLPGGEQVSTEAPEGPSFPAPESPAPAPASLARSPYFTRSSLRRTRAASGGAAERPGEETFWGTGEYLAAARHGEQGAEERSRAETPPPSRSSPEVLARALWRDAPGPSCLCDLVAISCDSRGAHAEPGAETTPRGERRGRAREQGLEDVAMQSEGEQSPERRERCDESEEAQAGPRRTASTRRERTQGKLWPFVCRGKQTRDSGGSAPASRGSARRRGQREEASATAARPAASGAGREEEGKVGAGLVGQITGLGGSQCASGPLGVSSRVSIVSASALRAEAMCSSRAQISQDAASCWSYMISMSWLARTGEDDGSTEVGGPPASSDSSDAEDGAAWMGFAEKENADALEGVGRTRIRAGLLAGEWPDKDGEDTRASWAKGGAQRWPWGGNPRGRERTLLDFYIELIGGPLRFAAVYRHRLGKRLADVNFFALVKQAERFDGADSSGELNVSQRRPRTSNASSCKSQRTGRSSRANSEVADDGTDTQATADRGSFFVPAPRSACAPDMQPFRRRSREAVGEANTPDEQTGGTAARGAAAEFCAEFASTPRLLQRLARLTDYVESCVGTHAGENSSLSFFAFIRSPAAAPPPTWGGRDGVEGSRDGERTDEEEARGSQSGGAYFANCRIMLNDARTNVEACALLEARLAQLVAFFWATRSQVEARWAQLRVLSEGSQRRASGCSAADGMEAAIDLAADVLAHAGNVSGSRQAASAAAPAHRLDSGEDAEDVRSGVIQGVARGTPSRLTRSALPLLGRGDDDLEQTPTRTRSRRASSRPKKRAEPRWMRDSCDGDECPASSLAAREPGRRRRTTSLSNSFCWPGSQSARPSGGAADNPFAVSAMAAAEGGGAEGASDAEMDEPRAEFEDFACTPSQMSVRLPSQPQRGRTRRASRPSVPFEDTESDEPGEEVPSPLTCGASTSFLGPSLALADAPSPLPSPPSASSASPTPSRPRRSLRVSAPLGDVQRALPLAGPPRVGDEALAASGASGAPDPAPCGFRAGPGTVRGRQGRASRPSNTGAGLAQMQRQKTCRRLLSRASFSFPASSSRLCAPRARRPSVAADAAMTDAPMTDAPMTDASEHAALPTAAPVLSCLALPTSAFSLCVPSMTVCLAALIFWPSPVTPFASSLSASFAVPSSAAASSASKGGTWAIEVAQPASLQKGEMQKLPLLLRAAERECAAAYEDNCRGRWVPEFFHRDSLVEVELSLAPRCSGGACAPACPPCRGPPRARTAWVSIHQAAILLLLDGQVMETDVSSEVGAEHPSRVAPTDGHGPPAPHQDSAAAPEPRTAGPDGLGSDADAPSPVRLSAPEIAKKLQIDVRHLRRHLKILIVGGWLARAKRGSLVHEGEARLKPEEAAKDGRWASEQAPARGGSLIGPSQSSVHAQGLPPPGNGGCGGPVWPEDPRRLGELANPVDARARRCRRERDEKDEWLYFLAPEQPQPAPSWGARHGDPKREADALQQRPAGLLRETQREREPDAETPEGREAPAAGRDAVSLAAAVEPAGLPHPLWAVGKGGEPEDGEEAAARSACELDRHGSDLWSVASHAASGRGAETTTGRRRGARGMGSVRGAGLAVKEEDGGAEGGGFAAFHAGASGLPAFRAAREGAGLLRGGLLLHGAADDARRPSRESSASSSSPPDQQPPRRQRERRRQDGGGRSPPPPPARSRVARRRGSGGASGTDDEVQRMAAPECSFASGGTCLEATPFACGEDLDLSHPQLPLLAARPAARRELERDADVLEAGDADAVWSGQSEVSRLLTAFSEGPAAAGAVGEYEARLGDLMSVDLFDPQISTVADLSEGEDDDERLRPNDDESPERLHGVSQNAFALGDRARSQGVAEARTGGLGAALGAAHTLLRDEAAERFILELMRDRASNVSNVLHRATPSFVLLARLQQREKKLSARSGDDRRGDGKPEPERAAKTWRHEEILEILQTLEREGRVRKVCGNWELVD comes from the coding sequence ATGGAGGAAGGGGACTCCAGCGGACCCCCTGAGCCCTGCcctggcgcgccgtcgcagttttccggctgcggcgccgcgtcctttTCGGTTGTGGCTTCGTCTGGCGATTTCGGTTCCCGCAGGCTCTttgaagaggagacgcacgCCGGGCGCCCAtggagccgcggcgaagaggagactctcttttccttcttcgaGTTGTGCAGccagctgccggcgctgttGCTCGCGCTCCACGCGTCCGAGGATGAGGCCGTCGggacgcaggcagcggagacgatcggcgcagcgacagacgcTCCGTCCCCgggggacggcgacgcgtgcgGCTCCTCTAGCAAAgcccgccggcctcgccgccgcctacGCAGATCGTCTTCATCCTCGCTGGACACTGGAAGTGcccctgcgtcctccgcgccctctccttcTCACGCTTCGGCACCTACGTCGTCTAGTCTCTTTCTCACACCCTCTCGCTCGGGGGGCGGGCCGCCTCGCAGTTGTTttcccgcgtcgccccgccTCTCTGTCCCCGCCGCCTGGTCGTTTTCCGGGAGCACTTTGTGCGCCTGCCCCGCGTCTGCaccggcgccggcaggctcTTTGGCGTCGCCAGGGCTCGCTGTTTTGTTTCCTGTCTCGACGCACCGGCTGCCGGCCGCGCTGTTGCAGTGGGCTgagtctgctgcggcgcttgcTTGGCCGTCTCTGGACGCTCCAAAGCTCCACGAGGCCCTCCTCGAGCTTTTGTTGGAGGCCTTGGGAACAGCGTTTCAGCTTTATGCGCAGACGCACCTCTGGGCGTTCGCGGACCCGCAGGCACTCGTGCGACGCGCGTGGCAAAATCGtttcggcggcgacgcatcGGCTCTGCTTGCCGCTGAAGCGCCACACGCGACAccttcgcggcgccagagTGGTGTGGCAGTCCGAGCTTCTTCATCTTTCTCATCCTCGTCCTTTTTCGCGTCGatcgccgcttcgccggcgtcgccgggcgcctccgcgagcgtctccagctcgcctcagccgcgaCTCTCCAGCGGCTTTCACCTCTCCGTGCCGAGGCAGAAGGATGCGGCGGGGCTCTCCGCGACCTTTGACGGCCCCCcggcaggcggagggagcCGAGCGAAaggccggcgggcgcagctgcttaGCCTGTCTCTGGAGCCAGAAGCACCATCCCCCGGGGGAGGCGAGTcgccacgcgcagagagacgagttcgaaagaaaacgaagaaggaaggagCGCCTCAGCTCCCGGGGGCGGTGGCGCTTGTgtcgcaggcctcgctcttctctctgcttctcgagAGATTCGCGAGCTacgcgcggcttctcgaCTTTGCCCTCGAACTAGCcagtctcctctgctgccggTGGTCAGCCCCgcgttcttcttcagccCCGAGAGGCGGGCcccagggcgcggcgagcgccactCCCGCTCCGCCAGAGGAGCGCGCACTGCGTGTGAGAGGCTTGGCCTCCTCACAAGCACGCGCGACTCGAgatgcgcggcggcagcgaggcgacgatgAGCCGCAGCTCGACGCTGACTGTGTTgagctgctggcgacgccggggCCACCGCGGAGGAGCCGAGGGACGCCGGAGAAgtgcgcagagagccgcgctgAAAAGACACCGGACACTGGCCTTGGGagcagagacgaggaagatgaAGGTTGTTTTGATGGGACGAATGCCACaccggaagaggaggaagactcTGAGGGCCAGACCCGTTATGAGGTGTACGTCCAACGCATAAAAGAGGCCGcttgcgccgcggcagaggcgcatCGCCCGCCACttgccgctgcgctgctggaAGGCCTGCAGGCCCTTTATTTCTCCATGTTTTCTCGACTTCGGCTCGGGGGGATGCTCTGGCCgcccgcagaaggcgaccagaagacgccgcgagctgAACTGCACTGCCCTTGCCCCTTTCGTGATGCAGCGGGGCGCGGTTGCCCACAAACAAGTTCGGCGTGCAGTGTGTCTTCAGCTCGGCAATCGCTCGACTCCGTGGCTCTTGCCAGCGGTTCAGTGGCGCAGGGCTCACCGTCGCTTCGCTGCAAAGACTGCGCGTCTCTTTCGAGCGAAGTCCaccgcttctgcagcgcatTCGTCTCCCGCCAGgagcaggaggcgctcgcgtttTGGGGCTCCAGTGTGACGGGGGCGCGACCCCggtcggaggcgcgggcctccggcgcggagaTACCCGTTCCCTTCCCAGGGtgcgcgacgctgcagctcctcacGCACTACGACCCACTCGAGGGCGCAGTCCACTTCACGGCAGATGCTCAAGGGGAAAGCGAAGACACCGCGCAGGCCGAGAGGgccagagaagaaagcgacagacgcgaaGTCGAGCACATGGTCTCGAGAGCTGTGCCCTTGCTCTTTGCAGCCGTGACGGGCTCAGAGGCTTCAGGCGTCTCTTCAGCTGCCCCGTAcgtctctgcgggcgctggaaggtgcggcgcagcgggcgaggaTGCGGCATTCGGTGCCGCTCGTCGCTCTGTATCCTCAGTCGAGAACGCGCCGACAGTGGGCGCGACAGCGGGGTCGCTGGACGACTTactgcttcctctgctttcgCTGACTGGCGACGCGATTGAGccgtttcgccttctcttcccGTTCATCGCATCGCTGACGCGGGCGCCACAGCCTGCCGCGTGGCGTTCTGCTGGTCTCGCCACGGTGGCGACGGAGGGGCCCTCACAGGCCGGCGAAGGCAAGGATCCCGCCGCTGATGGTAGGAGCCGCGAGTCCTTGCAcattcgcttcctccgcgcgttGGGAGACGTCCGGCTGCAGAGACTGGATGCAGAATCAGAGGCGCAGTCGCCGGTGCTGCTCatgccgcgtgcggcggtcCTTAGCGGgctcgcagccgccagaAGAAGCAGGGAATGTCGaaaggacgaagaggcgcgagtAGCGCAAGCAGCCATGAAGCAAGCGGAAgggaggacgccgacggcgagacgcgaggaggcgtctgcgaggcTGGGTGGACTgagggcgagctgcagcCACGCCGAGCCCGGTGAGGCGCGGCTtcgagggggggggcttCAGGAGGATGCCGACGGGACCATGACCTGCACGTGCTACGGGATGAAAGACGAACCGCATGAATCCGAAGAAGATGCCGACTGGCGCATCGACGGAAGGGACTTTGACGCGTTTCTGGAGGCAGCCGTCGACGCGGTGCAAGTCCCGGGATGGAAGTGCACAGCCGTGAATGGgaagcgggcgagggcgcgcgcggagcgcgatCCCAGGAAATCTCAGGAGTGCGCGTGTTGCGCCCGCCTGCTTGAGCCTGCGTGCgggctggaggcggcgcctgcggctggcgggaggaagaaaagcggTGACTTGCTTCGCTCGCCCCGCGATGGACGTGGAGGTCTGCGGACTAAGGACCAACccgagaagcggcggcaaAAACCTCCGGCTCTCTTCTGCACGCCCTACGAGGATCCACTGTACGCCCGGGGTCTGCCGTCGTCGAGGGCGTCGTCGGGGCCGGCATCGCCGTCCGCGTCCCTCTTGAGATGCCCGCAGTGCGGATCTGCGGATGCGCCTCAGTTCCTGCCGCCTTGTGCTGCAtcctcgcggaggcgatcGCCTTCTGAAACCATTTCCATGCTGTGTCTGTATCTGGACGTGCGTCCAAGTCTGCTGCTGTCTACCGCGCGGCTCACCCTGTCCCCGaagtctctgtctctcccggcggccgcggctccagCCCAGCGGGGCCCAAGGCGCGACCCTCAGAGTCCCGCTatcgcggctgcgctgcgctgcctcgcgtcgtcgccctttcTTGCTCATCTTTTTGCATTTTCGGCCGACGgtcctcccgcgccgcccgggTTCTGTGACTTGAATGCGGCGGCGaatctcttttttctcttcggGCAGCAGCGTGTctggcgcgcgagtctcgccgcgctcctcctgcgccgcctgcggaacGACTGCCTGGGCTGGGGAGACGGAAGGCGgtctgcgttttctttcgAGGAGaccggggggggggcgggggggcggtctccgcgtcgtcacGGCTCGGAGGTCGGacagccgtcgccgcagccaaggagccgcgagagcgtTTTCCAgccgctcctccgcgtgctCACAGGCCACTGCCATCCTTTTCTGCACCTCTGCTGGGGcgggccgctcgcggcggcctctgcggacgGCGCCCCAGGCTCCTCAGGTCGTCTGCATCCCCCCcaacgcgcgcggcgcggaggccgggcTGCGCGAAacagcgagcagcgcgacaaTTTGCGAGACTTGGATGTCTGCCTGTGCAGCATCGGCGtgacgctgctgcttcttctgcgcgaggcgcgaatCAGAGAGCTGGAGGCCTGCGTGCATCTGTTTCCCTCTTCGCTGCCCATGCTCGCCGATCTCCGCGCAGCCGACCTCCTGCTGCGGTGCGACAGCAACGTGGGGGCGGGacccgcccgcgcgctcgctggctggcgccagcagcgaggcacAGAAACGGCTCCcctcgcgcagaggagggctGAAAGAAAAGCAGCAAGCGCGCCGAGTCTGGGGCGAGGGGCGAGGCCAGGTGCCGTGGAGGCCCTCACAGAAGGCCTCGCAGAAGGCATGCAGGCGGGGAGAGTGGACGCCACGTGGCGCGggggcgacagcgaagcagaCCAAGTGCTCTGCACGCCGCTGACGGCCGAGGCGATCGGACGTGCGTTCCGGGAGATGATGAAGGAGAGACTTCTTCCGCACTTTTTCGGGTTGGTCtacgcgcggcaggcgcgtcaGCTGGAGCGAACGCGGTGGCGGGCGTCGCTGGGTGCTCGCCTCAGCTCGGTGCTCGGGAGGGCGGCTCGCGTagaggagcggcggaaggTTGAAAGGCTCTTCCGCTTTGACCTCGGCGgccaggaggcgctgcggcgcggcgccgacgcctacctgcttctctcgctcggcgcgctgctggcgcagctcctcctcacTCTGCACTTTCTCCGCGTCCCTCCGCGggatgcgcggcgcgtgctgctgccgctgcgccgcttccttctcACGGCCTTTGCGCTGGACGACTTGGATtcgctcgtcttcgctctgcTGCCTGCCCTGCGGGACCTGGGgctctgcctcgctggcgaGCCGCCACTGCCCGGGGGAGAACAAGTCTCcacagaggcgccggagggccCTTCGTTCCCTGCGCCCGAGtccccggcgccggcgcccgcgtcgctcgctcgAAGTCCCTACTTTACGCGTTCGTCGTtgaggcgaacgcgcgcggcgagcggtgGTGCTGCGGAGAGACCCGGCGAAGAGACCTTCTGGGGCACTGGTGAGTACCTTGCGGCTGCGAGACACGGCGAGcagggggcggaggagcgaagccgcgcagagacgccgcccccctcgcgcTCCTCACCGGAAGTGCTGGCCAGGGCCCTCTGGAGGGACGCGCCGGGGCCTTCGTGCCTTTGCGACCTCGTGGCGATATCCtgcgactcgcgcggcgcccacgcggaGCCCGGAGCGGAGAcaacgccgcgaggcgagaggcggggaCGAGCCCGCGAGCAGGGCCTCGAGGACGTGGCGAtgcagagcgaaggcgagcagaGCCCAGAACGTCGAGAACGCTGTGACGAGTCGGAGGAAGCCCAGGCGGGGCCTCGGAGGACCGCGAGCACGCGGCGGGAACGAACGCAGGGGAAGCTGTGGCCTTTCGTCTGTCGAgggaagcagacgcgagacTCGGgcggctcggcgccggcTAGTAGAGGGTCTGCCAGACGAAGggggcagcgcgaggaggcgagcgcaaCGGCTGccaggcctgcggcgtcgggcgcggggcgcgaagaggagggcaaGGTGGGCGCGGGGCTCGTCGGGCAGATCACAGGCCTCGGCGGAAGCCAATGTGCCTCCGGGCCCTTGGGAGTCTCGTCGCGAGTCTCGATTGTCTCGGCatcggcgctgcgggcggaggcgatgtgcagctcgcgcgcgcagatcAGTCAGGACGCAGCTAGCTGCTGGAGCTACATGATCTCCATGAGCTGGCTAGCTCGCacaggcgaggacgacggcagcACGGAAGTCGGCGGCCCGCCTGCTTCGTCAGAttcgagcgacgccgaggacggcgcggcctGGATGGGCttcgcggagaaggagaacgcCGACGCGCTGGAGGGAGTCGGCAGGACAAGAATCCGTGCGGGACTGCTCGCTGGCGAATGGCCCGATAAAGACGGCGAGGACACCCGCGCGTCGTGGGCGAAGGGGGGCGCACAGAGATGGCCGTGGGGTGGCAATCCGCGAGGACGAGAGCGAACGCTGCTGGACTTTTACATCGAACTGATCGGGGGCCCGCTTCGGTTCGCGgcggtgtacagacaccgcCTGGGGAAGCGACTCGCCGACGTAaacttcttcgcgctcgtcAAGCAAGCAGAGCGCTTCGATGGGGCAGATTCCTCTGGCGAGTTGAACGTCTCGCAAAGGCGCCCAAGGACTTCAAACGCCTCGTCATGCAAAAGCCAGAGGACAGGCAGGTCCTCCCGCGCCAACTCTGAAGTGGCCGACGACGGCACGGACACGCAGGCCACTGCCGACCGGGGATCCTTTTTCGTGCCCGCACCTCgttctgcgtgcgcgccggaTATGCAGCCCTTTCGCCGACGCTCCAGGGAGGCTGTAGGCGAGGCGAACACGCCCGATGAGCAGACAGGAGGCACTGCAGCGAGgggggcagccgcggagTTTTGCGCCGAGTTTgcctcgacgccgcgtctgctgcagcggcttgcAAGGCTCACTGACTACGTGGAGTCGTGCGTGGGCACGCACGCTGGAGAGAATTCCTCGCTGTCGTTCTTTGCCTTCAtccgctcgcccgcggcggcgcccccccccacgtggggcggcagagacggcgTAGAGGGCTCGAGGGACGGCGAGCGgacggacgaggaggaggcccgcggcagccaaagcggcggcgcgtaCTTCGCCAACTGCCGCATCATGCTCAACGACGCCCGCACAAACGTGGAGGCGTGCGCGCTACTagaggcgcggctggcgcagcttGTCGCATTTTTTTGGGCGACCAGGAGCCAAGTGGAAGCGCGGTGGGCCCAACTTCGAGTTCTCAGCGAAGGCTCTCAACGTCGCGCCTCCGGGTGCTCTGCAGCGGACGGAATGGAGGCCGCGATCGACCTTGCAGCTGACGTCCTGGCGCACGCAGGAAACGTTAGCGGGTCTCGCCAGGcggccagcgccgcggcgcctgcgcatcgCCTCGACTcgggagaggacgcagaggacgtgcgcagcggcgtcatCCAGGGGGTCGCCAGAGGGACGCCAAGCCGCCTGACGCGCTCGGCCTTGCCCCTGCTGGGgcggggcgacgacgacctCGAGCAGACGCCAACGCGGACGCGAAGTcgacgcgccagcagccgccccaagaagcgcgcggagcccCGATGGATGCGTGACAGCTGCGATGGAGACGAATGCCCGGCGAGCAGCCTCGCTGCACGAGAGCcaggcaggcgaaggaggacgacgagctTGAGCAACAGCTTCTGCTGGCCAGGGAGCCAGAGTGCGCGGCCTTCAGGCGGAGCCGCTGACAACCCATTCGCCGTCTCGGCGATGGCCGcagccgagggcggcggcgcagagggggcaagcgacgcggagatggacgagcctcgcgcagagTTTGAGGACTTTGCATGCACGCCGTCGCAAATGTCTGTGCGTCTGCCGTCGCAGCCCCAGCGCGGGCGGACCCGACGGGCCAGTCGCCCGTCCGTTCCCTTTGAGGACACCGAATCCGACGAGCCCGGAGAGGAAGTGCCCTCGCCGCTGACCTGTGGCGCATCGACGTCGTTCTTGGGCCCTTCTCTCGCCCTAGCGGACGCTCCCTccccgctgccgtcgccgccttcggcctcctcggcgtcgcccaccccctcgcggccgcggcggagccttcgcgtctcggcgccgctcggAGACGTTCAGAGGGCCTTGCCCCTTGCGggcccgccgcgcgtcggggacgaggcgctcgccgcgtcgggtGCATCGGGGGCCCCTGACCCAGCCCCCTGCGGGTTCCGAGCGGGCCCGGGGACGGTGCGTGGGCGCCAGGGGCGCGCCAGCAGACCCAGCAACACCGGGGCGGGCCTtgcgcagatgcagaggcaAAAGAcatgccgccgcctcctctcccgcgcgtctttttcgtttcccgcctcttcgtcccgcctctgcgcgccgcgcgcccgccgaccCTCGGtggctgcagacgcggcgatGACAGACGCGCCGATGACAGACGCGCCGATGACAGACGCTTCTGAGCACGCGGCTCTGCCTACCGCCGCACCGGTCCTCTCCTGCCTGGCGTTGCCGACGTCGGCCTTCAGCCTCTGCGTGCCCTCGATGACGGTCTGCCTGGCGGCCCTCATCTTCTGGCCGTCTCCAGTGACGCcattcgcctcgtcgctttctgcgtccttcgcggtgccgtcctctgcggcggcgtcgtctgcctcgaaAGGAGGCACGTGGGCGATTGAGGTGGCGcagccggcgtcgctgcagaaAGGCGAGATGCAGAAgcttccgctgctgcttcgcgcggcggagcgcgagtgcgccgccgcctacGAAGACAACTGCCGCGGTCGCTGGGTACCTGAATTCTTCCACAGAGACTCGCTAGTGGAGGTTGAGCTCTCGCTTGCGCCCCGCTGCTCCGGGGGGGCGTGCGCGCCCGCTTGTCCCCCGTGCCGCggaccgccgcgcgcgaggaccgCGTGGGTGTCGATACACCAGGCCGCgattctgctgctgctggatgGCCAGGTGATGGAGACAGACGTCTCCTCGGAGGTCGGTGCCGAGCATCCCAGCCGCGTTGCTCCGACCGACGGCCACGGCCCTCCCGCGCCTCACCAGGACtcagctgccgcgccagAGCCCCGGACAGCGGGACCGGATGGTCTCGGctcagacgcagacgcgccgtcACCtgtccgcctctccgcccccgAGATCGCCAAGAAGCTGCAGATCGACGTGCGTCACTTGCGAAGACACCTGAAGATTCTCATCGTCGGCGGTTGGCTGGCTCGGGCGAAAAGGGGCTCGCTGGTgcacgaaggcgaggcccGATTGAAgcccgaggaggccgccAAGGACGGCCGATGGGCGAGCGAGCAAGCCCCCGCGCGGGGCGGGAGCCTCATCGGTCCCTCGCAAAGCTccgtgcatgcgcagggcctgccgccgcccggcaacggaggctgcggaggcccgGTGTGGCCCGAGGATCCACGGCGACTGGGCGAACTCGCCAACCccgtcgacgcgcgcgcaaggaggtgcagacgcgagagagacgaaaaagacgaaTGGCTCTACTTCCTCGCTCCCGAGCAGCCCCAGCCTGCTCCTTCATGGGGTGCGCGCCACGGAGACCCCAAGCGAGAGGCCgatgcgctgcagcagcggcccgcggggctgctgcgagagacgcagcgagagcgcgagcccGACGCTGAAACGCCGGAGGGCagggaggcgccggcagccggtCGCGACGCCGTCTCGTTGGCGGCGGCAGTCGAACCGGCCGGTCTTCCGCATCCTCTGTGGGCCGTAGGGAAGGGCGGAGAGCcagaagacggagaggaggcggccgcgcggtcCGCCTGCGAATTGGACCGTCATGGCTCAGACCTCTGGAGCGTCGCGTCtcacgccgcgagcggccgcggagcaGAGACGACCACAGGGAGAAggcgtggcgcgcgcgggatGGGCTCTGTTAGGGGGGCGGGCCTTGCTGTGAAGGAagaggacggaggcgcagagggcggcgggtTCGCTGCGTTTCACGCGGGCGCATCTGGCCTTCCCGCCTTCAGAGCCGCCAGAGAGGGCGCGGGTCTCCTGAGGGGCGGGCTACTCCTGCACGGggccgcggacgacgcccGAAGGCCTTCGCGGGAGTCATcagcgtcctcctcttcgcctcccgaCCAGCAGCCcccgaggcggcagcgggagcGCCGGAGACAGGACGGCGGGGGACGcagcccgcccccccccccggcgaGGTCTAGGGTcgctcgacggcgcggcTCTGGCGGGGCCAGTGGAACCGACGACGAGGTGCAGCGCATGGCAGCCCCTGAGTGCAGCTTCGCGTCTGGGGGAACCTGCCTGGAGGCCACGCCGTTTGCCTGCGGAGAGGACTTAGATCTGTCAcatccgcagctgccgctcctggccgcgcgaccggcggcgcggcgagagctcgAGCGGGACGCAGATGTACTCGAggctggcgacgcagacgccgttTGGTCTGGGCAAAGCGAGGTCTCACGCCTTCTCACGGCCTTCTCAGAAGggccggcggccgctggcgcggtGGGGGAGTACGAGGCCCGCTTGGGCGATCTCATGTCTGTGGATCTGTTTGATCCGCAGATTTCGACTGTCGCAGATTTGTctgagggcgaagacgacgacgagcgacTCAGGCCGAACGACGACGAGTCCCCAGAAAGACTCCACGGTGTCTCACAAAACGCATTCGCtctcggcgaccgcgcgaggAGTCAGGGGGTCGCTGAGGCGCGAACGGGGGGACTGGGGGCCGCCCTGGGCGCTGCACACACACTCCTTCGtgacgaggccgccgagcgctTCATTCTCGAGCTGATGCGAGATCGCGCGTCGAATGTCTCCAACGTCCTCCAcagggcgacgccgtcgtTTGTCCTGCTTGCCCGGCTTCAGCAGCGAGAAAAGAAGCTCAGTGCgaggagcggagacgacagacgcggcgacggcaagcCAGAGCCGGAGAGGGCAGCGAAGACCTGGCGACACGAAGAGATCCTAGAAATTCTGCAGACGCTGgagcgagagggacgcgTGAGGAAGGTCTGCGGAAACTGGGAGCTCGTCGACTAA